In Methanofastidiosum sp., the genomic stretch TAAAACTACACAATCAGACTACATGGACCAATCTGACAGTAACAGGAAATGCGCCAGGTTCCCTTTTCACTGCAACATATAATATTCCAACTGGAAGTACAAACAATGGATTGGCACAAATAACAATATCGGGAACAAGTACTTCTGGAAATATAGGAACAGCTATAGATCTTCCTGAGTGGGATGCATCAAGAGTTGCTCCAGATTATTTACCAACAGAGTTAGATTCTGACGGAGCATTCTTCTACGTAAGTACTACAACAGATTCACCGGCATTGAATTTCCCAAATAACGGATATTCAGTTCCAGGCCATCAAAATGTTGTAGATTTCAAATTTAATAAAATAACAGATTTGACTTCTGAAAGGCCTGCAGATCCAGGTCAAAATAACTGTATCACATACAACATCCAATACTCCACAAACCCTGATTTCACATCAAATGTTATAACACAAAGTGTTGATATAGATGAAACTGCGTTACCTTCACCTGTATTTTGTGCTACAGGAGATGCTCTTCCATACAACAACTGGACTATAACTGGAACAATAAGAGAACACAAATCACAATCCCTTGCAAACGGAACATGGTTTTGGAGAGTATGGGCTACAGACAAACTCGGAAATCAAAGTCCATATTCTGAAACAAGACAGTTCTCAGTTTCAACTGTAAGACCAGGGCTTACATCCCCAACAGATTTATCACTCCTAAATTATAATGATCCAATTTTAACATGGGGTGCAGTTCCAACTGCAATATCATATAATATTAGGCTTTCAAGAGGGGACAATATCTTCCTAAACTATACTCTGTATCCTGACAAGATTGCAGTAAACGGATTCACTGGAGGCACCTCATACGATGTTTCAGTTTCAACCCCACCAACACCTCCTATAGGAATACTTGAAGATGGGGTCTGGTACTGGGCTGTTTCATCAAACTTGGATTCTCAAGCATATTCTGGAACATGGAGATTTACAGTTGATACAACTGGACCACCAGCACCAAGTTTACTTACATTAAATGACGGTCAAGTTAGTCAGAACAAGAGGCCGACATTTACTTGGTCGGCAATTTCAGATACAAATGATCTCTCTAATCCAGTAAGGTATTATATTCAAATATCTGGAGACCCAACTTTTCCAGGGGACCTAGGACCAACAGACGGGACTACTGCTTGGCCAAGTCCATCTACATTTGATCCAAACTGGTTAGCTGCTACATATCAAAGAGGTCCCTTGACATCACCTACCTTTACTCCAACTTCGGATTTTCCTGAAACCCTGCTGACACAACCAAGTAATACATACTACTGGAGAGTATATGCAGTTGACTCTGCAGGAAACGTTGGAACTAATTCACTTACCAGAAATTTCCGTGTCAGTACTTCCCCCCCATTGTTATGGGGCGATTCTCCTGCAGGAGATAATGGCACATGTGAAACTTGGCCAACTGGCTGTTTCCCAATAGTTACTGCAAATAGAGACCAAATTGCACTTGGACTTAGATCGCCTTCAAATGGATTCACTACAAACACAAGAAATCCATCTCTAGAATGGAGGCACTCCAGATGTGATTGTGTAGTCCGAGAAATATCAAGTTACATAATCCAGTATTCAACAGACATCACATTCCCACCTGACAAGACAACAGATATTGCCGGAGTATTCCAAGTATTAGGTATTAATCCAGATAACAATTTACTACTTAATATGGGGTACACCATCCAGACACCACTCTTTAACGGAACATACTTCTGGAGAGTTTGTGCGGTAGACACAGCAGGAAACAGGACACAGTTCACAGCTCCATGGAGTTTCACAGTAAACGTGCCTGATAATGAGCAACCAGCAACACCACAATGTTCTGCAACTATACCATGTGCAGCAGGCTTTACATGTCAAGCTGGAGTTTGTGTACCAGTTACACTATCTCCTGGGAACCTTACAATAACAGTCCAAAATGCAGGCGGAACCGCAATATCAGGTGCAACAGTCACAGTTGACGGTACAGCACAGACAACTGATGCAGCAGGACAGGTAACTTTTACTGCACTCTCAGGAGGAAGCCACACAATAAATAATGTCACAGCCTCTGGATATACTGATTATGGAACAAGCACAGTTTCAATCAACGGAAACACATCGCAGACGATAACTCTAACAGTACCCGGTACAGAAGGGTATGTCTGGGGATCAGTATACTTTGATGCGGTAGGAACAGCTGCACCAAACGTCTTGATAGACATATACAACCAGTCTACAGATGTAAAGGTAGATAGCAGGCTTACAAACAGCGAAGGAAAGTTCCAGTCATCACCTCTGCCATCAACAGGCACATACTACATAAAGATCCCAGCATATGAGAAGGAACTAAGAGATTTACAGCCAACATCACTCACAACTGGAGAAAAGATTGTAATCCTTGAAACAAAGGGAACAGTCACTGGAATTGTCCAGGATGATTCAGGACAAATCGTATCTTCAGCAACTGTGGT encodes the following:
- a CDS encoding carboxypeptidase-like regulatory domain-containing protein, coding for MNKKILSFIFGSLLVFSLFGAIEFQEVSAASISVNITTSANNYTQPYLNGNVMPVRVRFNFNITGTPSPSWTGVEIIAPAGFVLADKGVQPTSTGFTIDYASSDADGVLAAKKMVYTCNITSTGTRTINLDLVQVTAGEGPHTWTINNTGSNLSPLLLSPSVVVDNTKPTFTVSYSKTPNVAGVAPAPGTFGLGNITITIVANDPIIATPTISVKQQNKTLQNLTYTTSTTNPPAAGNFRSQSGGFPTTTLIGTYSITSTNGASDGLATVTINATDRAGNIGNTIIAGTTGLDGPTFVVDSQCDKPTLTLPANGAIEASDVTFTWNDITDAAAPVEYTLQYSTSSTFASNVYTRYTTSPTTSYLASGLTTGVWYWRVWATDSLGNLSGTPASHTTRSFTVSTPSSVPTFRVRYIKTPKIDYDDTPDVLGAGTMQISIRSSEILSARPTVQVKLHNQTTWTNLTVTGNAPGSLFTATYNIPTGSTNNGLAQITISGTSTSGNIGTAIDLPEWDASRVAPDYLPTELDSDGAFFYVSTTTDSPALNFPNNGYSVPGHQNVVDFKFNKITDLTSERPADPGQNNCITYNIQYSTNPDFTSNVITQSVDIDETALPSPVFCATGDALPYNNWTITGTIREHKSQSLANGTWFWRVWATDKLGNQSPYSETRQFSVSTVRPGLTSPTDLSLLNYNDPILTWGAVPTAISYNIRLSRGDNIFLNYTLYPDKIAVNGFTGGTSYDVSVSTPPTPPIGILEDGVWYWAVSSNLDSQAYSGTWRFTVDTTGPPAPSLLTLNDGQVSQNKRPTFTWSAISDTNDLSNPVRYYIQISGDPTFPGDLGPTDGTTAWPSPSTFDPNWLAATYQRGPLTSPTFTPTSDFPETLLTQPSNTYYWRVYAVDSAGNVGTNSLTRNFRVSTSPPLLWGDSPAGDNGTCETWPTGCFPIVTANRDQIALGLRSPSNGFTTNTRNPSLEWRHSRCDCVVREISSYIIQYSTDITFPPDKTTDIAGVFQVLGINPDNNLLLNMGYTIQTPLFNGTYFWRVCAVDTAGNRTQFTAPWSFTVNVPDNEQPATPQCSATIPCAAGFTCQAGVCVPVTLSPGNLTITVQNAGGTAISGATVTVDGTAQTTDAAGQVTFTALSGGSHTINNVTASGYTDYGTSTVSINGNTSQTITLTVPGTEGYVWGSVYFDAVGTAAPNVLIDIYNQSTDVKVDSRLTNSEGKFQSSPLPSTGTYYIKIPAYEKELRDLQPTSLTTGEKIVILETKGTVTGIVQDDSGQIVSSATVVLKKYPGEEFVDTKTTNTIGQFSFDALPGTYVVTISKAGYDAYTSSSFSVQSKQTVNLQSVLGNIVLNAIRGTLSVSVKDDKGATINTATVTIRSSTGAVVRSITTTNGVGTTQLAPGPYRVSAVASGFAESLQQSTNITSNQTSSVSITLAPATGSIRVAAKDAGGAPLAGASVYVDGVLSGITDSEGELLVTGLKLGTHTVRITKGGYSTVEEQVTSGESTVIVDTALSRSYLRY